In the Harmonia axyridis chromosome 3, icHarAxyr1.1, whole genome shotgun sequence genome, one interval contains:
- the LOC123675745 gene encoding facilitated trehalose transporter Tret1-like, giving the protein MVFWLTGSKNDGSVLNEYLAVIAACTAFFTLGVHQGWTSPSIPKLQSPEYPFEISNEEASYITMFASLGDIFGEILCSIFVDRIGRKKTMLYSGFPILFSFIFIYFSYYTPVVLYIARLLGGICFGVIMSISPIYTSEISRPRIRGKLGVLGACSFIFGLVAVNLVGTYLNIQETALIFAIIAMVFLFTFSLMPETPYYLLMINKVQEAEKSLVFFRRSTNVKSELQSLTDDVERQMSERGEFKDLILNETNRKALILMIFARIFQQMTGATVFAMYTQHLLSSMDEVFQPHIAILSIYTLQAFVVLLSGNLSDKFGRVPLMVCSAASCFITLMLQGGYFTIRDFTNLGLPLWTPALLLAVYYFLFQIGLGSLLNIMLGEMFSASIKPKAICVVNMTLSLTIMFTAKLYQVCSDYLHISVCFYIFAASSFISVFFFKFFFLETKGKTLEEIQMELKGVKKRQSVVA; this is encoded by the exons ATGGTTTTTTGGTTGACAGGATCTAAAAATGATGGTAGCGTACTGAATGAATACTTGGCTGTTATAGCAG CATGTACAGCGTTTTTTACATTGGGTGTCCACCAAGGCTGGACATCCCCTTCCATACCGAAACTCCAGTCTCCTGAATACCCCTTCGAGATCTCCAATGAGGAAGCGTCTTACATCACCATGTTCGCCTCTTTGGGAGACATCTTTGGAGAAATCCTGTGCTCCATTTTCGTCGACAGGATCGGACGTAAGAAGACCATGCTTTATTCCGGTTTCCCCATCTtattttctttcatcttcatctacTTTTCCTACTACACTCCCGTCGTTCTTTACATTGCTCGTCTCCTAGGAGGAATTTGTTTTGGCGTAATCATGTCCATATCTCCAATATATACTTCGGAGATATCACGTCCAAGGATACGGGGAAAGCTGGGTGTTTTGGGAGCGTGCTCCTTTATCTTTGGTCTGGTGGCGGTGAACTTGGTTGGTACGTATTTGAACATACAAGAAACGGCTCTGATATTTGCCATTATCGCAATGGTATTCCTTTTTACCTTTTCGCTGATGCCCGAGACACCCTACTACCTTCTAATGATCAATAAGGTACAAGAAGCTGAGAAATCCTTGGTGTTCTTTAGGAGATCAACAAATGTTAAGAGCGAGCTCCAATCGTTGACTGATGACGTGGAGAGACAGATGAGCGAAAGGGGTGAATTTAAAGATCTCATTCTGAATGAAACAAACAGGAAGGCCTTGATTCTTATGATCTTTGCGAGGATTTTTCAACAGATGACTGGAGCTACTGTCTTTGCTATGTATACTCAACATCTTTTAAGCAGTATGGATGAAGTCTTCCAACCACATATCGCCATACTGAGCATCTACACCCTACAAGCTTTCGTAGTGTTGTTGTCTGGAAACCTCTCCGATAAATTTGGTCGTGTACCACTAATGGTTTGCTCAGCAGCATCTTGTTTCATCACGCTGATGCTTCAAGGCGGATATTTCACCATTAGAGATTTCACCAACTTGGGTTTACCATTATGGACACCAGCTCTTCTCTTGGCAGTTtactattttttgtttcaaatcgGTCTAGGCTCCTTACTGAACATCATGCTAGGGGAGATGTTTTCAGCATCCATCAAACCCAAAGCGATCTGCGTGGTCAACATGACTCTTTCCCTCACCATTATGTTCACAGCTAAGCTATATCAGGTGTGTTCGGATTATCTACATATTTCTGTGTGTTTCTACATCTTTGCAGCATCTTCTTTTATAAGCGTgttcttcttcaaatttttcttcttgGAGACTAAGGGTAAGACCCTAGAAGAAATACAGATGGAACTGAAAGGAGTTAAGAAGAGGCAAAGTGTTGTTGCCTAG